A stretch of DNA from Arthrobacter globiformis:
CGCGGCGCGCCTGCACCCCAGTGCGGGCGCGGGCGCTTCGGGCCCAGGATTATTGAGGCTCTCGATCTGGTCGGGCATGAGGGCGGGGTGGCCTCGGGGCAGTTTTGCCTCACGCTGACCGTGACGGATATCGCGACGGAGTGGACCGTGAACCGGTCGGTGCCGAACAAGGCCAGAAATGGGTGTTCGCGGCGCTGCAGTACGCACTGGGCCGGTTCCCGTTCCCGGTGTTGGGGATTGATTCGGACAACGGATCGGAGTTCATCAATGACTACCTGTTTTGCCTATTGCCATGCGCAGCAGATCGCGTTCACCCGGTCCCGGCCCGGGAACAAGAATGACGGGGCTCATGTGGAGCAGAAGAACTGGGCCAGGGTGACCTGCTACCGCAGCAGAAGCTGGTGTGCAAGGAACGCCACGGGGCAGAGTGGTGAAGAAACACGACGCCGCGCTCACGCCACATCAACGCGCCATCACAAACCCGGGACCCGGAAGTGCCGCGTCATCGCCATGAACGCCCAGTCCAACGCCTCAAACCCGCAGCATTGTCCCAGCAGATCCTGGCCTCACCTGCGAATTGGAAACCCCACCCAAGCAAAAACCCGCCCCTGCGACAACTGATATGTAGATCGGTTGTGTCAAGAGGCAGGGCGAAGCGGTCCCGGGCTGGTTGCCTGGGACCGCTTCGTTTGTTTGCTGCCAGGGACGGGCCGTGCTGGTGTCAGTGGTTAGCGTGTCGTTGGCGACGGCGCGGTCAGACTGATATGCGCGGGTTGGTTACCGCAGGACGAGTTGTTCGGCTGGAGGTTACCGCTGGTCTAGGAATCACGGGCGTGGCCGTTAGGGCTGCTCATAGTTGGTTCGCGGGTTTATTCCACGCGCTGCAAGGTGAACCACGTGGACAGTCAGGGGGCGTCCTCGGCAGGTTTTCCGTGCCCCCGGAGGGGAACGGAATCTTTAGTTATGTGGATGTAGGTGTCTCGAGCTGTCCGGTGGCCAGGGACCAGCACCAGCCAGATAATTCTCGGGCGATGGCGACGTTGGCGATGACCGGTCGTTTGCGGCGTTCGAGGTAACTGATCCAACGGTTGTGCAGGCGCCGGTTTCCGGCATGGCCGCGGGTTCTTGCCTCCGTGGTGGCTTCCTCCCAGCGGGGGCGCATCAGCCGTGAGGGGCTGTTGTATGGTCGACGGTGATGCCAGGCGGCCTCGACAAGAAGCCGGCGGGCGTGGGTGTTGCCTGTCTTGGTGATGGAGCCCAAGGATCGGGACGCGCCGGAGGAATGCTCAGTCGGTACCAGGCCGAGATAGGCGCCGATCGTGGAGCCAGTAAACCGGTCCCAGTCACCGATCTCCACGGCGAGGCCGAACGCGGTCAAGGTTGAAATGCCGCGCAGGCACTGCAGCGCCCTGACGACCGGGGTGTAGTCACTGCCGTAGGCCATCGCGGTGATCGCCTCGTCAAGACGGTCGCGCCGGTCCGAAATCTCATGTAAGGCCTCCAGGGAGGACTCGTAGGTCAGTTGCCTTGCGGGGGCATCAAAATGTTGCCGGGCCAGCCAGAGGTCGTGGATACCGGTCCACGCTCTGCCGCCGGAATAGACGATTCCCTGCCGCAAAAGGAGTTTCGAGATCCGGTGCCGGGCACGCATCAGATCGCCCCTGACGTCTTCCCGGGAGCGGACCAGATCCCGGGCCGCTTCCTGATCCGCAGAGGGGATCCGGACCGCGGTGATCTCGCCCAGCTTCAGCAGGCGGGCCAGATGCAGCGCATCTTTCGCATCGGTCTTCACCCTGTCCCCGGACGGGCGCTGAAGTTTGGACGGGGCCGCCACAAGCGTGTCGATGCCGGCAGTCAGCAGGAACCGGGCCAACCCGAACCCCGTGGGCCCGGCTTCATAGACAACTCTCACCGGCGACGGGAGCGACACGATCCAACCGAGAATTTCGGCATAATCCGGAGTCATGCGGTGCGGGATTACTTCACCGGTCTGCGCGTCCAATGCGCCGGCAACGACCGTTCGGGCATGGACATCCAGGCCAACGCTTGTACGCTCGAACATAGCTGGAACCTCCAATTTTCAAATGTGGCTCTACCTGTCCGCCAAGTGTGGCAGGCAACCCACGTCTTGCTTTGAAAGGAGGTTCCAGCCCCGGGCACATCCTCCCCGAACCTTCTGATAGAGGCCATCAGCGCCGGGTAATACACGATCCGGAACGCCACCACCCCACACATGGCACAACACCCCCTGGCAGGCTGGCGGTCCGGATCGGCCCCGGCGAAAATGGACTCCAGAAGGTTCCGGGCTTCACGAGGGCCGGGTCCTCCTACCTCATATCGTCTAGGTCAACACCTGGTTCAACCCGCCCCCTAAACGGACCTTTTCATATGAGGCAACGAAGCAGCCTTCCGGCACCTATTGACGTGAGGTAACAGGGATGCCTTATTGTCTCAGCTTGTCCGGCTCGGTCAGGTGCATCCGGAACTCGGAGGACTTTCAGAGTTCCCTTCTAGCGACATGTAGCCATGCACGAGATTAGGCATTAGCCATGTATCCATCCGCAGGAGCAGTTTAAGCCGGGCGTCTCCGCTCCCACTCATTGCCGTGAAATGGTCGCGGGTGCAACATTGACGCCATGGGAAGAAGCTTTTCCCGGTTGGACGATGTGCTCGGACCCGAGCGGATTCACGGCGTGACCTATTACCTGTTGCCGCGGTTTTTTGCGGTGATCCGAATCGTGGGCGCCCGTGGGCTCGTTACTGTGGTGTCGGATTTCAAGGCATTACCGAGCCGGCCTTCGAGTCGATGACGCCAAGGGCTTGCTCATCCGCCGAGAATAATCTTGAAGCGGGGGTGTTGATATGTCACGCGTATTCCTTAGTCATTCGAGTCGCGACACTCTTCAGGCTGTCGCGTTGAAGCGTTGGCTGGTCGAGCAGGACCTTAGCCTCGAAGGTGAGATCTTTTTGGATTTGGATCCTGTAACCGGGATCCAGCCCGGCGAGCGGTGGAAGGAAGCACTCAGGCGGTCTAATGCACGGTGTGAGGCAGTGATCTGCCTGCTCTCGCGAGACTGGGAAGCTTCGGCCGAATGCAGAACCGAGTTCCGCACGGCGGAGTCCCTCAACAAACTCATTCTGTGTGCCCGGCTGGAGCCCCTTACTGAAGGGGGTATCACTGGGGAATGGCAGCGATGCGACCTCTTCGGTGAGGGCTTAAGCACAAAGATTCCGGTTGATGGCATGGACCGTTTCGTCTCATTCCAGACAGAAGGCCTCCAGCGGTTATACAGGGGTCTTCGCAAGGCAGGGATCGGTGCTGAGCATTTTGTCTGGCCTCCAACGAATGATCCGGACCGGGCACCTTACCGAGGCTGGCAACCGCTGGAGGAATGGGACGCGGCGGTGTTCTTTGGCCGCGACGGACAGATTGTCAGGGGCTTAGATGAGTTGCGTGGTATGCGCAGTTCCGGCATCGAGTCGCTGTTCATGATTTTGGGTCCTTCCGGCGCCGGGAAGTCGTCGTTCTTACGGGCAGGCCTATTGCCCCGGCTAAGACGGGACGACCGCCACTTTGCGGTGTTGGAGATCATGCGCCCCGAGCGCAATGCACTGACCGGGGAGCGTGGCTTCGCCCACTCACTCCATGCTCTTCGCAGCAGTCTGGGATTGGACCGACCAGTACTTGCGGAAATCAAGGATGCTTGCGTCGCCGTCGACTCGGAACCGCTCCTGCAGTGGTTGGAAGAGGCGAGATCGGCGGCAGCGTCCCGGCTGCCGGCGGACGTGCCAACGACGCCGAAACCAACGCTGGTTTTGCCGCTGGATCAGGCGGAGGAACTATTCAGTGTGGATGCGGGACCACAAGCAACCCAGTTCCTACGGCTCCTAGGCCGGCTACTACTCCGCACTCGGGACGGGGCCGCGCCCGCGCTGATTGTGGCGGGCACTATCCGGGCCGACCGGTACGAGATGATGCAGACTGCTCCAGAGTTGGCGGACCTAGGCAGTCGG
This window harbors:
- a CDS encoding IS110 family transposase, with product MFERTSVGLDVHARTVVAGALDAQTGEVIPHRMTPDYAEILGWIVSLPSPVRVVYEAGPTGFGLARFLLTAGIDTLVAAPSKLQRPSGDRVKTDAKDALHLARLLKLGEITAVRIPSADQEAARDLVRSREDVRGDLMRARHRISKLLLRQGIVYSGGRAWTGIHDLWLARQHFDAPARQLTYESSLEALHEISDRRDRLDEAITAMAYGSDYTPVVRALQCLRGISTLTAFGLAVEIGDWDRFTGSTIGAYLGLVPTEHSSGASRSLGSITKTGNTHARRLLVEAAWHHRRPYNSPSRLMRPRWEEATTEARTRGHAGNRRLHNRWISYLERRKRPVIANVAIARELSGWCWSLATGQLETPTST
- a CDS encoding nSTAND1 domain-containing NTPase; protein product: MSRVFLSHSSRDTLQAVALKRWLVEQDLSLEGEIFLDLDPVTGIQPGERWKEALRRSNARCEAVICLLSRDWEASAECRTEFRTAESLNKLILCARLEPLTEGGITGEWQRCDLFGEGLSTKIPVDGMDRFVSFQTEGLQRLYRGLRKAGIGAEHFVWPPTNDPDRAPYRGWQPLEEWDAAVFFGRDGQIVRGLDELRGMRSSGIESLFMILGPSGAGKSSFLRAGLLPRLRRDDRHFAVLEIMRPERNALTGERGFAHSLHALRSSLGLDRPVLAEIKDACVAVDSEPLLQWLEEARSAAASRLPADVPTTPKPTLVLPLDQAEELFSVDAGPQATQFLRLLGRLLLRTRDGAAPALIVAGTIRADRYEMMQTAPELADLGSRVFDELKPMPVAQFKEVILGPAARSTAAGRPLRVQPDLTERLLAESAEGADTLPLLSLTLARLYADFEGAGELTLDGYEAIGGMSSVVQTEIDAVLARDPIARESQLANLHSAFIPWLATINPDNDQPTRRVARLVDLPAQARPLIDTLVARRLLIEDVRGGEIVVEVALESLLRQWKELAQWLATEREDLKEADNLERAAAAWEGSGRGHAWLLEGARLTGAESLASKPAFRNRLKNVRSFLIASRRRENDRIVAAKQAELKAARDKQEAAERQAAELRKGARVLRAVLAVVTLIAAVAIFGFVQASMTAEEATAGTCQATSMLPASEVQPILRGARFGGGMPGAKQVLASHVLTEPVRNPMTRQTVLPGALLQSLRMAAR